In the genome of Bradyrhizobium ottawaense, the window TTCGCGGCCGGCATGCTCGCCTGGGAACTCTTGGTTCGCATCAAGGACATCCCGCCTTACGTGCTGCCGGCGCCCTCCGTCATCGTCCTGACGCTGATCAAGGACTGGGCAGTGCTGTCACAATCGCTCGCCACCACGCTTCTGACCACGCTCGAAGGTTTTGCGGCGGCCAGCATCGGCGGCATCGCGCTGGCGCTGTTGTTTAACCAGTCGAAATGGGTGGAATATTCGCTGTTCCCCTATGCCATCGTCCTCCAGGTCACCCCGGTGATCGCGATCGCGCCGCTGCTCCTGATCTACCTGGAGCAGCAGACCGCGGTGGTGGTTTGTGCTTTCATCGTCGCCTTTTTCCCGGTGCTGTCCAACACCACCCTTGGGCTCAATTCGGTCGATCGCAACCTTGCCGGCCTGTTCCAGCTCTATGGCGCCTCAAAGCCGCAGACGCTGCGCTTTCTCAAGCTGCCCGCGGCGTTGCCCTACATTCTCGGCGGCTTGCGCATCGCCGGCGGCCTGTCGCTGATCGGCGCGGTCGTGGCGGAGATCGCGGCGGGAACAGCCGGTGCCGGCTCGGGGCTCGCCTACAGGATCGCCGAGTCCGGCTATCGATTGAACATACCCCGCATGTTCGCAGCGCTGCTTTTGTTATCGCTGGCCGGGATTGTCATCTATGGGGTGCTGGCGGTAGTTTCCCACCTCGTTTTACGGCGCTGGCATGAAAGCGCTCTTGGAAAGGAAAACTGATGGCTGCCGGTTCGATTTCGTCCGAGAAGATCGACCTTCTGATCTATGGGCCGGTGCGGCCGATCCTCGAGAACGGGTTTTCCGACCATTTCGTCGTGCACAAGGCCGAGACGCGCGGCGACCTCGAGCGGCTGACGCCGGCGATCCGCGAAAAAATCCGCGGCGTCGCCGTGACCTATCACACCGTCCGTGCCGACAAGGAGTCGCTGTCGCAACTGCCCAAGATCGAGATGGTGGCGAGCTTCGGCGTCGGCTACGACCATATCGACGCCAAATACGCGGCCGAGCACAACATCATCGTCACCAACACGCCCGACGTGCTGACCGAGGAGGTCGCCGACGTCGCGATGGGCCTGCTGATCTCCACCTTGCGCGAGTTCATCAAGGCCGACCGGTATGTGCGTTCCGGCCTCTGGCAGACGCAGAACTATCCGCTCAGCGTCGGCTCGCTGCGCGACCGCAAGGTCGGCATCGTCGGCATGGGCCGGATCGGCCAGGCCATCGCGCGCCGGCTCGACGCCTCGCTGGTGCCGGTGGTCTACCACTCGCGCAATCCGTCCAAGGACGTCTCCTACAAGCACTATCCCGATCTGATCGAGATGGCGAAGGCGGTGGATACGCTGATGGTGATCGTGCCCGGCGGCGCCTCGACCAACAAGATGATCAATGCCGAGGTGTTCAAGGCGCTCGGCCCGCGCGGCGTGCTGGTCAACGTCGCGCGCGGCTCGGTGGTCGACGAGCCGGCGCTTGTGCAGGCCCTCAAGTCGGGCACCATCCTCGCCGCCGGCCTCGACGTGTTCGCGGCCGAGCCGACCGTGCCGGACGAGCTCAAGGCGATGCAGAACGTCGTGCTGCTGCCGCATATCGGCTCGGCCTCGGTGGTGACGCGCAACGCGATGGACCAGCTCGTGGTCGACAACCTCAAGTCATGGTTCTCGGGCAAGGCGCCGTTGACGCCGGTTGCCGAAACGCCATTCAAGGGGCGCTGATGCGAAGTCTTCGGGTCGTTGCATCCGCCGTCGCGGCCCATTTGGCCGCGATCGGCGCCGTCGCGGCCCATTTGGCCGCGATCGGCGTTGCTCAGACGAGGCCGGCGCATGCGCAGGATACGACGACCCTGAAGAAGGAGATGCTCGGGCAGTGGGAGCTCTCGACCACCGAGCGCAGCAAGACCTGCGTCGTCACGATGAAGGGCGACGCCGCGGGGCAGGGCTTCAAGCTGGAGCTGGAGCCGGCCTGCAAGGCGGCGCTGCCCTTCACCAAGGACATCGTCGCCTGGAGCGTCAGGGGCCTCGACATCGTCCGCCTGCAGGACGCGACCGGTGAAGCCGTGATCGACTTCACCGAGGTCGAGGCCGGCATCTTCGAAGGCCTGCGCCAGGGCGAGGGCGTCTACATCCTGCAGGATCTCGCCGCCGCGCGCTCGATGGCCAAGTCGATGGACCAGATGATCGGCGACTGGGCGATGGTGCGCGGCAACGGCCAGCCGGTCTGCGGGCTGACGCTGACCAACACGGAAGCCGGCTCCGACAATTTCCAGGTCTTCCTCAAGCCGAAATGCGATCCGGCCATCGCGCAGTTCAACCCGACGCAATGGCGGCTCGAGCGCGGCCAGATCATCCTGATGTCGAAATCGGGCAACGTCTGGCAGTTCGAGGCCGACGACAACGCGCAGTGGCGGCGCGTCCCCGATACCGCCGATCCCCTGATCATGCTGCGTCAGTAGGCGGGCCCACATTCGCTGCCGCCGAATGGCGCCACGCGAAGGCGGAACCTGCAGACCGGGCATCTCGTTGACGGAAGAGGCGATTTCGTTGGGAGATCCGGCATGGCCAAACGCGTCCTCGCGATCGGCATCGAACCCGGCAGTGCCGACTACAGCGCATTCCCGCAGCTCACGCCGGAGCTCGTGCGAACCTACATCGATGCGCAGCTGTTGCGCCTGCGCGATCTCGGCTTCGAGGTCACGAGCTGCCTGATT includes:
- a CDS encoding ABC transporter permease: MSAQAAVTAKPRGAQRAMRFVLPVIVFAAGMLAWELLVRIKDIPPYVLPAPSVIVLTLIKDWAVLSQSLATTLLTTLEGFAAASIGGIALALLFNQSKWVEYSLFPYAIVLQVTPVIAIAPLLLIYLEQQTAVVVCAFIVAFFPVLSNTTLGLNSVDRNLAGLFQLYGASKPQTLRFLKLPAALPYILGGLRIAGGLSLIGAVVAEIAAGTAGAGSGLAYRIAESGYRLNIPRMFAALLLLSLAGIVIYGVLAVVSHLVLRRWHESALGKEN
- a CDS encoding AprI/Inh family metalloprotease inhibitor, which codes for MRSLRVVASAVAAHLAAIGAVAAHLAAIGVAQTRPAHAQDTTTLKKEMLGQWELSTTERSKTCVVTMKGDAAGQGFKLELEPACKAALPFTKDIVAWSVRGLDIVRLQDATGEAVIDFTEVEAGIFEGLRQGEGVYILQDLAAARSMAKSMDQMIGDWAMVRGNGQPVCGLTLTNTEAGSDNFQVFLKPKCDPAIAQFNPTQWRLERGQIILMSKSGNVWQFEADDNAQWRRVPDTADPLIMLRQ
- a CDS encoding 2-hydroxyacid dehydrogenase, with amino-acid sequence MAAGSISSEKIDLLIYGPVRPILENGFSDHFVVHKAETRGDLERLTPAIREKIRGVAVTYHTVRADKESLSQLPKIEMVASFGVGYDHIDAKYAAEHNIIVTNTPDVLTEEVADVAMGLLISTLREFIKADRYVRSGLWQTQNYPLSVGSLRDRKVGIVGMGRIGQAIARRLDASLVPVVYHSRNPSKDVSYKHYPDLIEMAKAVDTLMVIVPGGASTNKMINAEVFKALGPRGVLVNVARGSVVDEPALVQALKSGTILAAGLDVFAAEPTVPDELKAMQNVVLLPHIGSASVVTRNAMDQLVVDNLKSWFSGKAPLTPVAETPFKGR